GGTCTACGCATGGCGCTATTTGAGTGACCAAAATTCCAGCGTGCATCTGGGTCCCATGGCAGAGGACGTTCATCAGGCGACACAACTTGGCGAAAGCCCGCGCCGACTCGCTCCGAGCGACGTGGCAAGCCTCGCAGCTGCGGCCGTGCAGGCGCTGAATCAACAGTTGGCCGTGCGCGATGCGGAACTCAGCACCTTGATGCGACGCTTTCTGGAACTGGAATCCCGCCTGAGCGGACAAGTCAGGAGTCAGCCATGAATGACTTGGAACGTACGACATCCAGCGGTTTCAGATGCACTGCCTCGAAGGCTTGGCTCATCGGAGCCGCACTCCAACTTTCGGCGATCACCTGCGCGATGGCGCAAGCGTTCACGGTGACGCCATCGTCCATCGTCATGCCTGCCTCTGGAAGTGCGATCAACGTCACGCTCGTTCCATCTGGCGGCGTCGCACCGTATCAATACCTGCTGAGCGCAGGGCGTCTGCCCGCCGGGGTGAGCCTGTCGGGCGCAGGCGTGCTCAGTGGGACATTGGCAGAGAACTCACCGAACTTCACCATCACTGTCTCGGATGATCGCGGCGATGAAGTGGATGTGCTCAGCATTGTGATCGCTCTGACCGCCCAGCCAGCCCCGATGGTGGTTGGCAGTGCCACCAATGCGGTGCTTTCCGCAGCAGGTGGGTCGGGGCCCTACCAGTTTGCGTTGGCTCCGGGCGCCAGCCTGCCGGCAGGCCTCAGTCTGAACACCAACGGAAGCCTGAGCGGCACACCCACCACTTCAGGCACATTCACTGTGCCAGTAGTCATTACCGACAGCACCAGTGCCAGCACCACCGTCAACGCGACCTTCACCATCAATGCCGCACCCGTGGCGCTCAGCATTGCCACGCCACCTGCATTGAATGTCGGCAGCCCAGCCAGTGTCATCCTGATGGCCTCGGGCGGCACTGCACCCTATCAATTCGTGCTCACCAGCGGCAGCTTGCCCGCAGGACTGACCCTGAATTTGGATGGGTCCCTGACCGGCAGCCCAAGCGTTTCCGGAACAACGGTCGTGACCATCACAGTCACCGACAACACAGGTGTCAGCACTCCCAACCCGGTGACTTTTGTGGTGCACGCGGTATCAGCCGAAGCTGCCCCCACCCCGGTTCCGTGGAATGCGCCTTGGGCGCTGCTTTCCAGCTCGGCTTTGATTTTGCTGGGATGGTCGGGCATGAAGCGCAGGCGAAGGAAGGCCGTCAGTTCCCACTGACCACCACGTTTCCGCATCAGGCAACCGAGGGGGCTTCATCCTGAACCGCGCACAGGAGTTGGGTCCTCTCCATTGCGCTGATCAAGCGCCGTTCATCGGCAAGGAATCCACCTGACTGCATTCGCGGACGGGGTTGCTCCTTCACGCTATCATCCCGAAATCGCAGTCCCGCCCATATTGCAAACGCCAAGGCAATGCCGTCGGGACATGCGTGGATGACCGCTGAACAAGGTTCAGCATCGACCTCCTTTCCTGCGCATCATTCGCTGTGCTTGGTCTGCATGCCCGCGCGCTTGCATTTCCGAGATCTGCGATCCCCGTCTGTCCACCTTTCGCTCAGTTTCATCTCTCGTGTCATCCTCCAAACGCCAAGGATTCATCCTGACCCGCAATTGGCGAGATATACGAGCGGGCACCGAAATCGAGTACTGGTTGGCGACGGATACCGGGCCGTTGAAGGTGCTTCTGACAGGCCAGACGTCGGTGGCCTTTGTCGAGGACCGACACAAGGGTGCGGTGGAGGCGCTGCTTGGCGTCGTGCCTGACGTCGAATTGCGCGAGCTGGAACTCAAAAGCTTTCGACAGGCGCCCGTCTGGGGTGTCTATGCCAAGCATTTTCGCCAATTGGGGCGGCTTGCGCGCGCGCTCCAGCAGCAAGGTGTTTCCCTTCTCGAAGCCGACGTTCGTCCACACGAGCGCTACCTGATGGAGCGCTTCATCACCGCCGGTGTTGCGCTGGAAGGCGGACGAAACGACAACGCGACGCTGGTGGACTGCAAGCTCCTGCCTGCGCCGGATTTCAGGCCCGCACTGAAGGTCGTCTCGTTGGACATCGAGACCAGCCAGCACCAGGACCTGTATTCGATTGCTCTGGATGGCATGGACGAACGCGTGGTGTTCATGCTTGGCGAGCCGCCTGCCGATGCGTTACAGCCGACTGGCTTCGCGCTGATCCATTGCGCAACCCGCAAAGCGATGATCGACCATCTCAACGAATGGTTCGCACGCAATGACCCGGACATCATCATTGGATGGAACGTCATTCAGTTCGACCTGCGCGTGCTGCAGAAAACGGCGGATGACTGTGCGACGCCACTGCTTCTGGGCCGGGAAGGCAGGCCCATCGCATGGCGCACCCATCCGGGCAAGCAGGACTATCTGTTCGCTCCCATGCCGGGACGCGCGGTCATCGACGGCATCGAAGCGCTCCGGGCGGCCGTGTGGAGCTTTCCCTCTTTCAGTCTCGAAAACGTCTCTCAGGAGCTGCTTGGCGAGGGCAAGGACATCGGGGACGAATACGACAAGATGGCAGAAATCGAGCGGCGATTTCAGGAGGACAAGCCGTCTCTGGCCCTCTACAACATCCGGGACTGCGAGCTGGTTCTGCGCATCTTCGAGAAGGCCAAGCTGCTGCAGTTTGCCATGGAGCGCGCGCACACGACGGGCCTGCAGATCGACCATTTCGGGGGCTCGATCGCCGCGTTCAGCCACCACTATCTGCCGCGCATGCACCGCATGGGGTATGTGGCTCCGAACGTGGGCGATGTTCAGGGGAAGTCCTCTCCCGGCGGCTATGTGATGGACTCCAAGCCCGGCTTCTACGACTCCGTGGTGGTGCTGGACTACAAGAGCCTGTATCCCTCGATCATTCGCACCTTCCTTGTGGACCCGGTGGGATTGGCCGAGGGGCAACATGCGGACAGCCCGGAGCGGCTCATCAAGGGCCCGCGGGGCACGCTCTTCTCGCGCGAGAAGCATTGCCTGCCGGAAATCGTGACCACCTTGTGGCGCGCCCGTGACGAGGCCAAGCGCGCCAGGAACGAACCGCTGTCGCAGGCCCTCAAACTGGTGATGAATTCGTTCGCCGGGGTGCTGGGCGCATCGGAATGCCGCTTTTTCAATCCAGACTTGATCTCCGCGATCACCTTGCGCGGCCACGAGATGGTGAAGGTCACGCGGGACTTCGTGGAAAAGCGCGGCTACGAAGTCATCTATGGAGACACGGACTCGATTTTCATCTGGCTCAAGCGCACCCACTCCAACGAAGAGGCGCACGCGGTGGCGGCCGAGCTGGCGCGGGACATCAACGCTTGGTGGACGCAAACCTTGCGGGACGAACAGGACTTGGAGAGCTTTCTCGAAATCGAATTCGACACACACTACAAGAAGTTCTTCATGCCCACCATCCGGGGATCGGACGTGGGCAGCAAAAAGCGATACGCCGGTCTGAGCGTCGATGCCGCAGGCAAGGAAGCCATGATCTACCGGGGCCTCGAAATGGCCCGAAGCGACTGGACGCTTCTGGCCCGGCAGTTTCAGGAGGGCCTGCTGTCGCGCGTCTTCCAGGGTCTTCCTTATCGCGACTTCGTGATCGACTACGCGCACTCCACTCTGGCGGGCAAGAAGGATGATCTGCTCGTCTACCGCAAGCGCCTGCGTCACCGTCTGGACGACTACGTGGCGAACGTGCCGCCACAGGTGCGTGCCGCCCGCATTGCCGATGAGTACAACGTACGCATGGATCGGCCCAAGCAGTACCAGAACGGCGGCTGGATTCGATATGTCATGACCCAGGCAGGACCGGAACCCCTGGAAGCCCGGCGGTCGCCCATCGACTACGAGCACTACCTGAGCAAGCAGATTCAGCCCATTGCCGATTCGATACTTCAGCCCTTGGGGGAGGATTTCACGGCTTTGACGTCAGCCCAGCAGGAGTTGTTCTAGCACCAGCTTCGCCAAGCCAACCGCACGAGCAGAATGGCGAAGTGGCTGGCTGACGCCAATAGACAGGCGAACCCCTGCAGAATAGTTGACATTCCGACGCGGCAGTTTCTGCCAAAGCGAGCGCTCGACTGTCATCCCGCCTGTCTCTGATTGCGTTATGGTGACACTTGTTCGGAGCCCTATAAGGAGATCCTTGAATGCCTAAACGCACTATTGAGATTCGGGACCAAGCTGGCATGGTCGCATCGCCGGGCTTGCAGACTGCGCCTGTCCTGGATTTGATGTGTTCACATTTCGTGCTGACCTTGGCCTCCAAGCAGGGCTCCAAGTTCAATGTGCGTCGTGACATCAACGGATTGATGGCCTTGGCCGGTCGGCACCTGATGTGGCCCGATGCCGTGTTGAACCGCGTTCGCGAGTTTCTGTCGCGCCGCTGCAAGGACAACGATTCCTGGCGCGGGCATGAGCAGCTCTCCAACGAAGAGTTTCTGGAGCGGCATGGCGTCTGGCGTGGACCCTATGAAGAAGGCTCGCTGTTCTACTACTTGGACGAATACGCCAAAGACGCGCCCAAAGACCTGTTGACGCTGCTTTCCAGCACCGGCCAGTGGTTGAGCCACGCCGTCAAGAAGCAGTCGACTCTGGTCGAGACCAACATTGATTCGTTGGCCAACCTGCTGCAACTGAACAAAGCCGAGCGCGCTCTGCTGCTCTACGGCACGCTGGCGCGCCATCAGCGTGATCTGCGCAGCCTGCTCGTGGAGTTCAAGGTCAACAACGCACCTGAGGCCTACGCGGCCATTGCCGATCTCGCGGGCGTGCAAGCCACGGACGTGGCCGACGCCCTGCGCGCTGGTGGGCGTCTGGAGCGCATTGGGCTGGTCGAAAACCTGCTGTCCGAGAACAGCATCACCGATCTGGCCGACCTCATGAAGGTCAGCGAAAAACTGCCGCCCGTGCTCATGCGCGAGTACCGCGATCGTGCCGAACTGATGGCGGTGTTCACACGCCCCGCGACTCCCAGCGAACTCAAGGCCAACGACTTCGAGTTTGCGGGCGACGATGTGCAGGTGCTCGTCAACCTGCTGCGCAAAGCCATGCAGACCAAGGCGCTGGGCGTCAACGTGCTGCTGTACGGCCCTCCCGGCACGGGCAAGACCGAGCTGGCCAAAGTGGTCGCACGCGAAGCCGGTCTGGACTTGTTCGAGGTCGAATACGCAGACCGCGACGGCAACAGCCTCTCCGGTCGCGACCGTTATCGCTCGCTGCAGATTGCGCAAGTCTTTCTGAAAGGCGCGGAAGCCGCTGCCTTGTTGTTTGACGAGGTGGAAGACGTCTTCCCACCCATCAGCGTGGATGCGGCGGGCCTGATGGCGCGCGCCGACCAGCAGGCCATCAGCGCTGCGGTCAGTCACTCGGTGAACGGCAAGGCCTGGGTCAACCAGATCCTCGAATCCAACACCGTTCCCACCATCTGGGTGACCAACCGCATCGAGCAGATCGACCCGGCCTTCCGCCGTCGCTTTGCGTATCACCTCGAACTCAAATCGCCACCCCCCGGCGCACGTGAACAGCTCATCCGCAAGACGCTGGACGGCGTGGCCGTGAGCGATGCGTTCGTGGCCAAACTGACCGAGCGAAAGGGCTTGACCCCAGCGCAGATTCGCACCGCCGTGCGTTTTGCCGATCTGGCGCACGCCGGCCCGGAAGCGGGCGGCGAAGCCTTTGAAGCGCTGATCGACCGGCAGTTGAAGAACTCCGACGCCGCTCTGGGCCGCAAGCCTGATGGCAGCGCAAAGAAAGGCCGCCGCCAGGTCACCACCTACGACCTCGACATGCTGAATGTCGAAACCCGCTTCGAGATTCCACGCATCGTGGAAGCCCTGAAAGCGCGTGGTCACGGTGCCCTGTGCTTCTATGGCGCGCCCGGCACTGGCAAGACCGCGCTGGGCGAATACATCGCCGAGCATCTGGGCCAGCCGCTCATCGTGAAGCAGGCCAGCGATCTGGTCAGCAAGTTCGTGGGCGAAACCGAGCAGAACATGGCCGCCATGTTTGCCGAAGCCACACAGGAAAAAGCCGTGCTGCTGCTCGACGAAGCCGACAGCTTCCTGATGGATCGTCGCGGTGCGCAGCGCAGCTACGAAGTGACCGAGGTGAACGAAATGCTGCAGCAAATGGAACGCCACGACGGCGTGTTCATCTGCACCACCAACCTGCTCGACCGCATCGATCAGGCCGCCCTGCGTCGCTTTACCTTCAAGATCAAGTTCATGCCGCTGACGGCAGAGCAGCGCGAGAAAATGTTCATCACCGAAGCGCTGGCAGGTGATGCGCAGAAGCTCACGCCTGAAGTCAGCCGCCGCCTTGCCAAACTGGAGCAACTCGCCCCCGGCGACTTCGCTGCAGTCAAAAGACAGTGCGACATTCTGGCCGCAGAGTTCTCGGTGGAAGAGTTCATCGAGCAACTGGAGGCCGAGCACCGCATCAAACCCGAAGTGCGCGAGCAGCGGTCGATGGGGTTCGTGCAGTAGACGTGCCGACTGTCCGCAAATCAGAATCCATCAGAATGCGAACGCGTTATTTGCGCTCCAGTTGGCGATAGACCTCGGCGGATACACGGGCCAATTCGGCCCGTCCGGTCTGGGCAGACAGGGCATAGCGACAGGGCCAGATCCGCTAGGCAAAAGCCCCCTTCCAACGCATATCTCAGGCTCCGCAGATGCGGCGCACGCATGGGCTTGCCCATCCGTTTGGACAGCCATCCACTGACAGGTTGTGCATGAGGCTGAACCACCAGACGCGCTCCATTTTGTGCAGTCAAGTGGTTTCCCGATGGCGCACGGTATTGCAGCCGTACTCGACAAACTTTGAATGCAACCGTCGATGCAGCCATGCATCTACTTATACTTGTTGGAATGCTCGCTCCAGACAAACCAACTTTGAACGACGTGCGTATGCGCGGCTTCACTCAACGGACGGAAGTTCCTTCTGCACTGGCGTGGGTGGATGCCCAATCGGCAGCACCGTTGCCCGGTGAGACCATCGCGCTGGACCAAGCCAGCGGGCGGGTTCTGTTCGCGGATGTGATCGCGCCCATTGCCGTGCCTGAATTCGATCGCGCGGCGATGGATGGTTATGCGTTGCGTGGCAATGAGACGACCGGCGCGGGGGACTACCACCCGTTGGAACTTCCCGTCGTTGGGCATGCCTGGCCCGGCCGCCCGTTTGACGGAGTGGTGCCTGCCGGGGCCGCTGTTCGCATCATGACCGGAGCGCCCGTTCCCCATGGGCTGGATGCTGTCGTTCCCGCCGAATATGCCACCGAGCAGGATGGCCGCATCGCCATCACGCAAGCCGTCGCACCCGGTCAGCATGTGGGACGTGTGGGCGAAGACATTGGGCGCGGCAGTACCGCGTTGTCGGCGGGTCGACGTCTGCGTCCGCAGGATGTGGGCTTGGTGGCGTCGCTTGGGATTGCGCAATTGCAGGTGGTTCGACAGCCCCGCGTGCGTTTGTTGGTCACGGGCAATGAAGTGCGCGCGCCGGGATCGCCCAAGGGCACTTATGACATCTACGACGCCAACTCCATGACCTTGCACGGTTTGTTGGCGCGCGATGGTGCGGTGCTCGAATCGCATCAGCGACTTGGTGACGATCCGCTGGTCATCGAACAAGCGCTGGCCGCACCGGGTGCCGATGTCATTCTGATCTCGGGCGGCTCCAGCGTGGGTGCCGAAGACCATGCGCCGCGCTTGCTTGAAAAGCTCGGCGAGCTGGCGATCCATGGCGTGGCGATGCGTCCGTCCAGCCCGGCTGGCATGGGGCGCATCGACAGCGCACTGGTGTTTCTGCTGCCTGGCAATCCGGTGTCCTGCCTGTGCGCGTATGACTTTTTTGCAGGACGTGCCATCCGCCGTTTGGGTGGTCGACCCACCGATTGGCCCTACCCTGCGCAACGCGCGGTCGTGGCGCGAAAGATCGTCTCGCAAGTCGGTCGCGTGGACTATGTGCGCGTCAAGCTCGGGCCCGAAGGCGTCGAGCCGCTCGCGCTGTCGGGCGCGTCCATGCTCAGCACCACCACGCGGGCCGATGGCTTTGTGGTGGCTTCCGCGGAAAGCGAGGGCTTTGGCCCCGGCTCCGAAGTGACTGTCCATCTCTACGAATGTCCGTGAAAGCTCAATCGCAATTCCTCCAAGTCGTCACCCGGGACGAGGCCGAACGTCGCTTTCGCGAGCATCTGGCGCTGGTTCCTCTGGGTGCGCACATCATCCCCTTGCATGAGGCGCTGGGCCGCGTGCTGGCCGAAGACGTGTGCGCGAGCATCGACGTGCCGGGCTTTGATCGCTCCAATGTCGATGGATTTGCCGTGCAGGCCGCCGACACTTGGGGTGCGATGGAAGAAGACGTGCGCTCGCTCGCCCTGACCGACGAGTCGCTGGCTCCCGGCATCGTGCCGCGGCACGAAGTGACGGCTGGCACAGCCACGGCGATTGCCACTGGCGGCATGCTGCCACGCGGAGCCGATGCGGTGGTGATGGTCGAGTACACCGATGTGGAAGACGGCCAGGTCCACATCCGCCGCGCGGCAACGGCCGGTGAAAACGTGAGCTACGCGGGCACCGACATCGCACGCGGAGAGACCGTGCTGCGCGCAGGCCAGCCATTGAGTTCGCGCGAGATCGGCGTGCTGGCAGCCTTGGGTTTGGCCGAGGTGTCCGTGCACCGCAAACCGCGCGTGGCGATCTTTTCGACCGGCAATGAAATTGTTGCGCCCGGTGCGCCACTGCCTGTTGGTGCGGTGTATGACTCCAACGCTGCCATCATCAGCGCGGCTGTTCAGGAGCTTGGCGGCGAGCCCGTGCGCTTGGGCGTGATTCCCGATGACGAAGCCCTGCTCTCGGCAGCACTTCAGCAAGGTCTGACCTGCGACGCCGTGGTGTTTTCGGGCGGCACATCCAAGGGTGAAGGCGACCTCTCCTACCGCGTCGTGGCCGCATTGAAAGACCCCGGCATCGTGGCGCACGGCGTCGCGCTCAAGCCCGGCAAGCCCGTGTGTCTGGCCGTCACCGATGGCAAGCCCGTCGTGATTCTTCCGGGCTTTCCCACGTCGGCGGTCTTCACGTTTCATGAGTTTCTCGCGCCCGTGATCCGCGCGTTTGCAGGGCTTCCGCCGGAGCAACGCAAGCAGGTCCCGGCAACACTGCCCATGCGCATCAACTCCGAGCGCGGGCGCACCGAATATCTGCTCGTGGGCCTCGTGCCCACCGATGATGGTCTGTCCGCCTACCCCATGGGCAAAGGCTCGGGTTCGGTCACAACGTTCAGCGGCGCGGATGGCTTCATCACCATCGGCCAGCACACCGAAATTCTCGACGCAGGCGCTCCCGTGCAGGTCCAATTGCTGGGCGACGCGCTGGAGCCCGCCGATCTGATTTTGATCGGCAGCCACTGCGTAGGCCTCGACTGGCTCAGCGGCGAACTCATGCGCCAAGGCATTCGCATCAAGTCCATGAGCGTGGGCAGCACCGGCGGTCTGATGGCCGCCAAACGCGGCGAATGCGATGCTGCAGGCATCCACCTGATGGACCCTGCCACGGGTGAATACAACCGCCCTCTTCTCACGCCAGCGCTGGAACTGATCACCGGCTATGGCCGCATGCAGGGCATCGTCTACCGCCCCGGCGATGCGCGCTTCGAAGGCAAGAATGCAGCCGACGCCATGGCAGCCGCAATGGCCGACCCAGCATGCACCATGGTCAACCGCAACGCAGGCAGCGGCACGCGCATACTCATCGACCGACTGCTGGCCGGAGCCCAACCCGCAGG
The window above is part of the Diaphorobacter sp. HDW4B genome. Proteins encoded here:
- a CDS encoding ATP-binding protein; its protein translation is MPKRTIEIRDQAGMVASPGLQTAPVLDLMCSHFVLTLASKQGSKFNVRRDINGLMALAGRHLMWPDAVLNRVREFLSRRCKDNDSWRGHEQLSNEEFLERHGVWRGPYEEGSLFYYLDEYAKDAPKDLLTLLSSTGQWLSHAVKKQSTLVETNIDSLANLLQLNKAERALLLYGTLARHQRDLRSLLVEFKVNNAPEAYAAIADLAGVQATDVADALRAGGRLERIGLVENLLSENSITDLADLMKVSEKLPPVLMREYRDRAELMAVFTRPATPSELKANDFEFAGDDVQVLVNLLRKAMQTKALGVNVLLYGPPGTGKTELAKVVAREAGLDLFEVEYADRDGNSLSGRDRYRSLQIAQVFLKGAEAAALLFDEVEDVFPPISVDAAGLMARADQQAISAAVSHSVNGKAWVNQILESNTVPTIWVTNRIEQIDPAFRRRFAYHLELKSPPPGAREQLIRKTLDGVAVSDAFVAKLTERKGLTPAQIRTAVRFADLAHAGPEAGGEAFEALIDRQLKNSDAALGRKPDGSAKKGRRQVTTYDLDMLNVETRFEIPRIVEALKARGHGALCFYGAPGTGKTALGEYIAEHLGQPLIVKQASDLVSKFVGETEQNMAAMFAEATQEKAVLLLDEADSFLMDRRGAQRSYEVTEVNEMLQQMERHDGVFICTTNLLDRIDQAALRRFTFKIKFMPLTAEQREKMFITEALAGDAQKLTPEVSRRLAKLEQLAPGDFAAVKRQCDILAAEFSVEEFIEQLEAEHRIKPEVREQRSMGFVQ
- a CDS encoding molybdopterin biosynthesis protein, giving the protein MSVKAQSQFLQVVTRDEAERRFREHLALVPLGAHIIPLHEALGRVLAEDVCASIDVPGFDRSNVDGFAVQAADTWGAMEEDVRSLALTDESLAPGIVPRHEVTAGTATAIATGGMLPRGADAVVMVEYTDVEDGQVHIRRAATAGENVSYAGTDIARGETVLRAGQPLSSREIGVLAALGLAEVSVHRKPRVAIFSTGNEIVAPGAPLPVGAVYDSNAAIISAAVQELGGEPVRLGVIPDDEALLSAALQQGLTCDAVVFSGGTSKGEGDLSYRVVAALKDPGIVAHGVALKPGKPVCLAVTDGKPVVILPGFPTSAVFTFHEFLAPVIRAFAGLPPEQRKQVPATLPMRINSERGRTEYLLVGLVPTDDGLSAYPMGKGSGSVTTFSGADGFITIGQHTEILDAGAPVQVQLLGDALEPADLILIGSHCVGLDWLSGELMRQGIRIKSMSVGSTGGLMAAKRGECDAAGIHLMDPATGEYNRPLLTPALELITGYGRMQGIVYRPGDARFEGKNAADAMAAAMADPACTMVNRNAGSGTRILIDRLLAGAQPAGYGVQTKSHNAVAVAVAQQRADWGLAIDTVARQYGLGFIPVQEERYDFAIPKSRLERAPVKAFIALLQSSAAREALRGLGFRVD
- a CDS encoding DNA polymerase II translates to MSSSKRQGFILTRNWRDIRAGTEIEYWLATDTGPLKVLLTGQTSVAFVEDRHKGAVEALLGVVPDVELRELELKSFRQAPVWGVYAKHFRQLGRLARALQQQGVSLLEADVRPHERYLMERFITAGVALEGGRNDNATLVDCKLLPAPDFRPALKVVSLDIETSQHQDLYSIALDGMDERVVFMLGEPPADALQPTGFALIHCATRKAMIDHLNEWFARNDPDIIIGWNVIQFDLRVLQKTADDCATPLLLGREGRPIAWRTHPGKQDYLFAPMPGRAVIDGIEALRAAVWSFPSFSLENVSQELLGEGKDIGDEYDKMAEIERRFQEDKPSLALYNIRDCELVLRIFEKAKLLQFAMERAHTTGLQIDHFGGSIAAFSHHYLPRMHRMGYVAPNVGDVQGKSSPGGYVMDSKPGFYDSVVVLDYKSLYPSIIRTFLVDPVGLAEGQHADSPERLIKGPRGTLFSREKHCLPEIVTTLWRARDEAKRARNEPLSQALKLVMNSFAGVLGASECRFFNPDLISAITLRGHEMVKVTRDFVEKRGYEVIYGDTDSIFIWLKRTHSNEEAHAVAAELARDINAWWTQTLRDEQDLESFLEIEFDTHYKKFFMPTIRGSDVGSKKRYAGLSVDAAGKEAMIYRGLEMARSDWTLLARQFQEGLLSRVFQGLPYRDFVIDYAHSTLAGKKDDLLVYRKRLRHRLDDYVANVPPQVRAARIADEYNVRMDRPKQYQNGGWIRYVMTQAGPEPLEARRSPIDYEHYLSKQIQPIADSILQPLGEDFTALTSAQQELF
- a CDS encoding Ig domain-containing protein → MNDLERTTSSGFRCTASKAWLIGAALQLSAITCAMAQAFTVTPSSIVMPASGSAINVTLVPSGGVAPYQYLLSAGRLPAGVSLSGAGVLSGTLAENSPNFTITVSDDRGDEVDVLSIVIALTAQPAPMVVGSATNAVLSAAGGSGPYQFALAPGASLPAGLSLNTNGSLSGTPTTSGTFTVPVVITDSTSASTTVNATFTINAAPVALSIATPPALNVGSPASVILMASGGTAPYQFVLTSGSLPAGLTLNLDGSLTGSPSVSGTTVVTITVTDNTGVSTPNPVTFVVHAVSAEAAPTPVPWNAPWALLSSSALILLGWSGMKRRRRKAVSSH
- the glp gene encoding gephyrin-like molybdotransferase Glp, which codes for MRMRGFTQRTEVPSALAWVDAQSAAPLPGETIALDQASGRVLFADVIAPIAVPEFDRAAMDGYALRGNETTGAGDYHPLELPVVGHAWPGRPFDGVVPAGAAVRIMTGAPVPHGLDAVVPAEYATEQDGRIAITQAVAPGQHVGRVGEDIGRGSTALSAGRRLRPQDVGLVASLGIAQLQVVRQPRVRLLVTGNEVRAPGSPKGTYDIYDANSMTLHGLLARDGAVLESHQRLGDDPLVIEQALAAPGADVILISGGSSVGAEDHAPRLLEKLGELAIHGVAMRPSSPAGMGRIDSALVFLLPGNPVSCLCAYDFFAGRAIRRLGGRPTDWPYPAQRAVVARKIVSQVGRVDYVRVKLGPEGVEPLALSGASMLSTTTRADGFVVASAESEGFGPGSEVTVHLYECP